The following proteins are encoded in a genomic region of Magallana gigas chromosome 1, xbMagGiga1.1, whole genome shotgun sequence:
- the LOC105349092 gene encoding uncharacterized protein isoform X1, which produces MIILALGDVWFMKNIDNKRKRKYYSSFHMRLAARLLLAFRNLVKRMDVSMSEMLSPENFYNVAEVALQICNSTEHEEDELQHPSAAIKFRFDLMRMASSKVGISIKTKNKEMKKVGEAFMYLMSKEWGYKVNKVARSTLSERMFNQKKELPYPEDIMKLSSYLVENLEFVDLSYTAVSGMMFRRIVMLVEARLLLYNRRRPGELEALSLQCYRNRSKEVSATDLSLREQLSKFEKEMLDNQELVEIRGKNGTRVQCTGYLSEGGYPCNELSCQ; this is translated from the exons ATGATCATCCTTGCATTGGGAGACGTTTGGTTCATGaaaaacattgataataaaagaaaaagaaaatactaTTCTAGTTTTCATATGAGGCTAGCAGCGCGGCTTCTTTTAGCCTTTAGAAATTTGGTGAAAAGAATGGACGTTTCAATGAGTGAGATGCTTAGCCCTGAAAACTTTTATAATGTGGCAGAAGTAGCTCTTCAAATTTGCAATAGTACCGAACATGAAGAGGATGAACTCCAGCATCCTAGCGCAGCAATTAAGTTTAGGTTTGACCTTATGAGGATGGCATCCTCAAAAGTAGGAATttctatcaaaacaaaaaacaaagaaatgaagAAAGTGGGAGAAGCATTTATGTATCTTATGAGTAAAGAATGGGGTTACAAAGTTAACAAAGTTGCAAGAAGTACTCTGTCAGAGCGAATGTTTAATCAGAAGAAAGAGCTCCCTTACCCCGAAGACATCATGAAGTTATCATCTTATTTAGTGGAAAACTTGGAATTTGTAGATCTATCTTACACTGCTGTTAGTGGTATGATGTTCAGACGCATTGTGATGCTAGTGGAAGCACGCCTCCTTTTGTATAACCGCAGGAGACCTGGAGAATTAGAAGCTCTGAG CTTGCAGTGTTACAGAAATCGATCAAAGGAAGTCAGTGCAACCGATCTCTCTCTTAGAGAACAACTTAGCAAGtttgagaaggaaatgcttGACAATCAGGAATTGGTGGAGATACGGGGAAAG AATGGGACCAGAGTACAATGTACCGGTTATTTGTCCGAAGGAGGTTATCCCTGCAATGAATTATCTTGCCAGTAA
- the LOC105349092 gene encoding uncharacterized protein isoform X2: protein MSEDKETEDESDSESSILDDKGSRNLMNDVVVESCPGDVYFLQLQPNDHSCPELQADPGDVDYPGDCEDLDDPDSIVETEYESDSESSILDDESSSNLMTEDEEIEDESDSESSILDDEGSRNLMNDVVVESCPGDVGYPEHQPDDHSCPELQAGPSDVDYPQLQPTNHSCMELQAGPGDVDYHQLQPDDHSCLESQAGPGDVDNTQLQPTNHSCLELQAAPGDVDYPQLQPDDHSCAELQAGPGDIDNPQIQPTDHSFLEL from the coding sequence ATGTCTGAAGATAAAGAGACCGAAGATGAAAGTGACAGTGAATCAAGCATTTTGGATGATAAAGGCAGCAGGAACTTAATGAACGATGTTGTAGTTGAATCATGTCCAGGTGATGTTTACTTTCTCCAACTCCAGCCCAATGACCACAGTTGTCCAGAACTTCAAGCAGATCCAGGTGATGTCGACTATCCAGGGGATTGTGAGGATCTTGATGATCCCGACTCTATTGTAGAGACTGAATATGAAAGTGACAGTGAATCGAGCATTTTGGATGATGAAAGCAGCAGCAACTTGATGACTGAAGATGAAGAGATCGAAGATGAAAGTGACAGTGAATCAAGCATTTTGGATGATGAAGGCAGCAGGAACTTGATGAACGATGTTGTAGTTGAATCATGTCCGGGTGATGTTGGCTATCCTGAACACCAGCCTGATGACCACAGCTGTCCAGAACTCCAAGCAGGTCCAAGTGATGTCGACTATCCCCAACTCCAACCCACTAACCATAGCTGTATGGAACTCCAAGCAGGTCCGGGTGACGTCGACTATCACCAACTCCAGCCCGATGACCACAGCTGTCTGGAAAGCCAAGCAGGTCCAGGTGATGTCGACAATACCCAACTCCAACCCACTAACCATAGCTGTCTGGAACTCCAAGCAGCTCCAGGTGACGTTGACTATCCCCAACTCCAGCCTGATGACCACAGTTGTGCAGAACTCCAAGCAGGTCCAGGTGATATCGACAATCCCCAAATCCAACCCACTGACCATAGCTTTCTGGAACTTTAA